Proteins encoded in a region of the candidate division TA06 bacterium B3_TA06 genome:
- a CDS encoding Holliday junction resolvase RuvX, translating into MGRVMAIDLGKKRVGVAFSDEQALMCVDALAFEVRDDRDLMRKIEKLVAGRDVAEIVVGYPINLNCERTETTRWAERIYTLLRERYHFPVNLLDERMTTALAERFVPVKERKRDKSKVDAVAASLLLADYLRRRSET; encoded by the coding sequence ATGGGGCGCGTGATGGCGATTGATCTGGGTAAAAAACGTGTGGGCGTGGCTTTTTCGGATGAGCAGGCTCTTATGTGCGTGGATGCGTTGGCTTTTGAGGTCCGTGACGATCGTGATCTTATGAGAAAGATAGAAAAACTGGTAGCAGGGCGGGATGTTGCAGAGATTGTGGTTGGTTACCCGATAAACCTCAACTGTGAACGCACCGAGACTACCCGTTGGGCCGAGAGGATATACACACTCCTGCGGGAACGCTATCACTTCCCGGTAAACCTGCTGGATGAACGCATGACCACCGCACTTGCCGAGCGGTTCGTGCCTGTAAAAGAACGAAAGAGGGATAAATCCAAGGTGGACGCTGTTGCTGCATCTTTACTCTTGGCCGACTACCTCAGGAGGCGCTCTGAAACGTAA